From a single Candidatus Stygibacter australis genomic region:
- a CDS encoding tetratricopeptide repeat protein: ENKDNATLLKLADLQYTTGDYSLALYSYGVLQDKGEQSEIIYQRSGEIYFDQEDYQSAIGQYEGYLELADKEAEGYNQVVVQNIVCHYRIKNRPKAEELEKKYKDNLDDAAKNEIAIAEGIYYTDIDSKKAEKTFNKLLKEELTTDQMIRTYFWRGVLYLKYKNVEKAKEDFSTVAGATNADFVNQAKFKLGLINFSENNFKESLDNYYYVIEHDEDGKLALEAAQNFAKVCKTIEEWEKAIAAYEIILEKWGNQGLEGQTIFDIAFCYYRDKRFQQAIEMFQQALGQVNDRELQAEAQYWIGMSYFEKDEFEQAVTELLKVGYSYESYTQWAASAELQAGEAYQKLNSTAKARRIFERVIEKYGINSQWGELAKQRMQTM, from the coding sequence GAGAATAAGGATAATGCCACGCTTTTGAAGCTGGCTGATCTGCAATATACTACAGGAGATTACAGCCTGGCGCTGTACAGTTATGGTGTGTTGCAGGATAAGGGAGAGCAGTCAGAAATCATCTATCAGCGAAGTGGTGAGATATATTTTGATCAGGAAGATTATCAGTCTGCCATCGGGCAATATGAAGGCTATCTGGAGCTTGCTGATAAAGAAGCGGAGGGATATAACCAGGTGGTTGTGCAGAATATCGTCTGTCATTACAGGATAAAAAACCGTCCCAAAGCAGAAGAGCTTGAGAAGAAATATAAAGATAATCTTGATGATGCAGCAAAAAATGAAATAGCCATCGCAGAGGGGATTTATTATACTGATATTGATAGCAAGAAAGCAGAAAAGACATTTAATAAGCTTTTGAAAGAGGAATTAACCACTGACCAGATGATCAGAACTTATTTCTGGCGTGGTGTGCTTTATCTTAAATATAAAAATGTGGAGAAGGCAAAAGAAGATTTCAGTACTGTGGCAGGAGCTACGAATGCAGATTTTGTCAATCAAGCAAAATTCAAACTGGGCTTGATCAACTTCTCAGAGAATAATTTTAAGGAATCACTGGATAATTATTACTATGTCATCGAGCATGATGAAGATGGGAAGCTGGCTTTGGAAGCTGCCCAAAATTTTGCCAAAGTGTGCAAAACCATTGAAGAATGGGAAAAGGCAATTGCTGCTTATGAGATAATCCTGGAGAAATGGGGTAATCAGGGACTTGAAGGACAGACAATTTTTGATATTGCCTTCTGCTATTATCGTGATAAACGCTTTCAGCAGGCAATTGAGATGTTCCAGCAGGCTTTGGGTCAAGTGAATGACCGTGAATTGCAGGCTGAAGCACAATACTGGATCGGGATGTCATATTTTGAGAAGGACGAATTTGAGCAGGCTGTAACTGAGCTTTTGAAAGTGGGATATTCTTATGAATCTTATACGCAATGGGCGGCTTCTGCGGAATTACAGGCCGGAGAAGCTTATCAGAAGCTTAATAGCACTGCAAAAGCACGCAGGATATTTGAACGAGTAATAGAAAAATATGGCATAAACAGTCAATGGGGAGAACTGGCAAAACAGAGAATGCAAACTATGTAA